AGCATACGCTTGCCGCCACTTGCTTTGGGAATCTCTACTTTCCGAACAGCTTGTGGGAGGTAAGTGCCAGAGAGAATATCCGATCGAAGGGTTTTCCAATTCGTATTGAGGTAGTCACGAAGGTTATCGATCTGCATACCATCAATTCCGCTGGCACCTCCATTAGAGATGACACGATCAACTGCGTGTTTGACATTTCGGATGTGTAATATCTCTTCCAGCATAGTATTACTAAAAAAAATTCCTCAGGCATTGTGTCCATTGGTTGCACAACTAGGCTAAGCTCCTCTTACATTCTACTATCGGTTTCCGACCTACCCTCATGTAAGCAGTTCTCTTAAGTGGTTCGGCTTTTAGCGCTTCGTCATAAACTTCTTGGTTCCTTTGCCATTCTAACATTCAGACCTTCCCCTGTAGAAAATAGAGAAACAGGGTACTAGTCGAGTAGATAAGGACATTTCAGTCCAAACCTCTCACAGAACCGTGCGTAAAGATCTCCCTTTACACGGCTCTTATTATCCAACCGACAACTTTATCCCTATATACCAGTGTTCAAACAGATGCGGACTTCTTTCGGAAATCTCTGACATCCATTTTATGGCTCTGACTTTTCGGTTCCGTAGCCTTTTATATTTCCGCATAGCCCATCTTACCAGTAACCTGTTCATGTGCTGAAGTACTTTGTGTAGCTCTGTTTTGTAGAAAGCTCCGTAGTAATTGATCCATCCTCTGAGGACTGGATTTATATACCGGGACAACGTTTCTAAGTCACTGCCTCCTCTTCTGTGCAATTGCCATGTCCGCATCTTTTCTCGTATGGAAACTTTAGCTTTATTGCTGACTGCAGGAAGAAAACTGGTAAAGTTCAATCCCTGTTTGGTCTGAGCTTTTCGTCTTTTGAACGTATACCCTAGAAAGTCGAAGGCAATTATGGGATAGGATTTCTGTCGTTCTTTTCTGCCACAATACACGATCTTGGTTTTCTCTGGATGCAGTTCAAGTCCACAGGCTTTTAGTCTGTGTTCTAATGCTTTCTTCAGTTCCACTGTTTGTATTTCTGTTTTACAGTGTATCACACTATCATCAGCATATCGTTCAAACGGACAGTCCGGATAGTTAATTCGTAACCATTCATCCATACAGTAGTGTAAAAAGAGGTTAGCGAGCAGCGGACTGATAACTGCTCCTTGCGGCGTCCCTTTTGATCTCTCTGTAAGAATCCCATTGGATTGCTGTACCGGTGTTTTAAGCCACCTTTCAATATACAGCAAGATCCATGGGCAATCTGTGTGCTTACGAACTGCTCTCATAAGCAGCTCGTGTGGTATGTTGTCGAAGAAACCTTTGATATCAAGATCCAGAACCCAATCATACTTCCAACATCGCTCTCTAGCTGTTCCCACCGCCTCCTTTGCACTTTTGTTGGGGCGATAGCCATAAGAGTCCTTATGAAATATCTTATCCAACTTTGGTTCCAGAAACAGTGTGACCACCGTTTGAGCAATGCGATCTGTTATCGTGGGTACTCCAAGTGGACGTGTCCCCCCTCCTTTCTTGGGAATTTCTACTAGTAGAACTGGCATGGGCATATAGCTGCCAGAACTCATCCGATTCCATAGTCGATAGAGGTGTTTCCAGCTATCTGCTTTGAAATCCTCTAAGCTCATGCCATCTACTCCAGCACTACCACGGTTTTGTTGTACCCGCTGGTAGGCTTCCAGTACTATGGACTGAGAAATAATAAATGGTTTTGTCTTAATCATTCCTGTACCTCCTATGGTTTGTACCATAGTTTTCTTTGTGATAAGAACTGGATAATACACCCCCTTCGCTCCATCTCCATTACAGAGACTTCATCACTACTACGAGATGTTCCGCCCGTGTGCTTCGCATCGGTACTTTTGCTCTTGTGGGGCTACCACTTGAGGGTTTCCCTTAACATCGAAACGACACGTTCTCACGTTCCGCCTAAATGCCTATAATAGCTTCACGCCATCTTTACGCCGGATATCACGGAAGCAGTAATCAGGTTTCCCTTCCATTTGTCCCAGAGCAAGGTCAAGACTCTGGTTTCGATATCATCTATTCAGCTTTCGACGCTTCATCGATGGTTCTCTTTCGTTCGTCTCTCTATTACATACCTGACATCTTTAACTATGCCTTTTCCTTTATCGCTTCTCACCAGATCTCTTTAACCCAGCAACATAAAGGTGGTTTGAAGCCTGCGCCTGAACGTCGACTTCGAGGGGCCTACCCTCATCATTTAAACAGCACCAAAGCAATATCATGCTTTGTTCGTGACACACTGTCCTCTGCTGACTTCTGACTAAAGCATACTAGCATCATTATTCTGCTATATGTTTCTTCGCGGGCATTCGCGTATACCTTTGACAGAGTTTAGTCAGATCTCCCCAGGTAAGAACAATAACTTTCACCTCATATATCCGCTACATTTACCATAGTGTTTCCGTACAGTTTGGGGCTTTGGCTTGTTTTGCAGCCTCACCCAACACTTGCGGCCTTGTATGTAGTTTCTGTTCGTCGGACCGAGGTTTTGCCTCAGACTTCCTTCAGATTCCACCTCGCGGTGGACACCCTTGTCCTAAGCTAACACTTCCCACTGTAAAGGCGTGTTCGGGACTTACACCCTAGAGTTATTGCCCATGCTGGGCACACAAAAAAAAGCTGCCTTTTAAGGGGCAGCTTCATGCTTTAATTTAATATTGTATGTGGGCTTAATGGTACCTTTTGTTTCCAGATTCCTTTTACTGGAAATTGATGACCAGATGAAGAGTTCTTTATGGTAAATGTATATTCGCAAGTTCTTTCCAAGTATTCCATTTCTCCGCTGACCTGCACCGTGGAATTCGGAGCAATCTTAATTTCCTCCTTGCTACTTTCTTTCACAAAATCTTCTAGCGTAGTTCCTTTTTTGTAAACGACCCGACCATCCCAGCGAACTGATCCGTCGACAATGAGTTGATCCATCGAAATCAGGGAGTCTGCTGCTCCGATCCAATCGAAGGCTCCGTAATCTTCACTCGTAAATTCTGAACTATATTTTACGCCCTCAAAGATCGCTGTAATATCGAAGCTCTTTTCCAAATCGGTATCATTTTTAACGGTCACCGTGCTACAACCTTCTGTGCTGCTATAGACCTTTCTACTTCCTTCAACTTCCTGTATATCCTTTTTTACAATCTCATAGCTTTCCCCTCGCGATTGGATATAGGTGATCTCGTCCTGCTTATTGTCAGACACTAATCCCACAACAAACTTGCGGGGATGGTCGCTAAAGTTTTCCAAAAGCGAAACAATGAGTTTGTTATCTGCCGTCTTCTCCATTTTTAACCAACCACTTTCCAGCTCCATAATTCCGGCCTCCGATAACTTAAAGGGCTCCCCTGCTTTATTGTTTAAAGGCTCGCCTGTTATTCCATCTTTTACATAAGTGATCGACCAATTATCAGCTTTGATCGGCACCTCTTGGTTCGTAAAGCCGGTATTGATTTTCTGTTCCGACAAACTAGGATCAACAAGCTGATGATTCGCGTCGAAATCGTCTTTCGCGCAAGAACTCAGCGAATACAAGGAAATAGATAACAAAGTAATTCTAAATAGTGAGGAGATTTTATTCGTCATTTTATGTTTAAAATACGTTGATGTTCCTTACATGAACGTATTTTATCCATTTTTCTTGTAAATGATGAAAACTTTACGAAAACTTAACAGAATTACGGCTTCCACAGAATCTCACCGTAGGTATAGATTTTTTTGTCGATTTGGTTATAGTCTTCGTCGTATTGCGGCACATAAACTACGTAATAAATCGACCGCTTTATCTGCTTGACCGAGTAGTTTTCAT
The DNA window shown above is from Sphingobacterium hotanense and carries:
- the ltrA gene encoding group II intron reverse transcriptase/maturase codes for the protein MVQTIGGTGMIKTKPFIISQSIVLEAYQRVQQNRGSAGVDGMSLEDFKADSWKHLYRLWNRMSSGSYMPMPVLLVEIPKKGGGTRPLGVPTITDRIAQTVVTLFLEPKLDKIFHKDSYGYRPNKSAKEAVGTARERCWKYDWVLDLDIKGFFDNIPHELLMRAVRKHTDCPWILLYIERWLKTPVQQSNGILTERSKGTPQGAVISPLLANLFLHYCMDEWLRINYPDCPFERYADDSVIHCKTEIQTVELKKALEHRLKACGLELHPEKTKIVYCGRKERQKSYPIIAFDFLGYTFKRRKAQTKQGLNFTSFLPAVSNKAKVSIREKMRTWQLHRRGGSDLETLSRYINPVLRGWINYYGAFYKTELHKVLQHMNRLLVRWAMRKYKRLRNRKVRAIKWMSEISERSPHLFEHWYIGIKLSVG